In the Hypanus sabinus isolate sHypSab1 unplaced genomic scaffold, sHypSab1.hap1 scaffold_810, whole genome shotgun sequence genome, one interval contains:
- the LOC132390239 gene encoding vasopressin V2 receptor-like, which produces MSRPAILQVKDVCYPVLAVFGLPANLLTIIILSRGKCGLSKCISAYMTMMAVSDLSVILINVLVYEILIFRLSSSFLHYTEVLKATIYVLAVTLELSRWYTVAFTCDRYVAICCQKFKTKYCRVKTARILSAVLLAGLCLENIPLLFAFQPQRIIGNISWGIRPKLDIFNSPNLVALIRFKTFQNLCAFGLILLFNGMTARHILVTSKSRRGFRTHKSKIERDPEMENRKKSIILLFCVSGSFMLFWLSSAVTDIIASITMYFDRDYNSARYIAAQAGALLTNMSSCTNTCIYAATQTNFRAELKTLILSPWTLIRELIKTNVRSPKAFSHE; this is translated from the exons ATGAGTCGACCGGCGATCCTACAGGTGAAAGACGTTTGTTACCCTGTTCTAGCGGTGTTTGGTTTACCCG CTAATTTGTTAACAATTATTATTCTgtcccggggaaaatgcggtctttccaaatgcatcTCTGCCTACATGACGATGATGGCGGTGTCAGATCTATCGGTCATTCTCATCAATGTCCTTGTCTATGAGATTTTAATATTCCGCCTGTCCAGTTCATTTCTGCATTATACGGAAGTCCTTAAAGCCACGATCTACGTGCTGGCGGTCACTCTGGAACTATCACGGTGGTACACGGTGGCCTTCACCTGTGATCGATATGTTGCCATATGTTGTcagaagtttaaaacaaaatactgcagagtGAAGACAGCCAGAATCCTGTCAGCTGTATTACTGGCGGGGCTTTGCTTGGAGAATATACCCCTCTTGTTTGCATTTCAGCCTCAACGAATAATTGGAAATATTTCGTGGGGTATCCGCCCGAAATTGGACATCTTCAACTCTCCAAACCTTGTTGCGCTCATCAGATTCAAAACCTTTCAAAACCTGTGCGCATTTGGTTTAATACTTCTGTTTAATGGGATGACGGCCAGGCATATCTTAGTGACCAGCAAATCCCGGAGGGGCTTCCGAACCCATAAGAGTAAGATTGAacgtgacccggagatggagaacagaaaaAAGAGCATCATATTACTGTTCTGTGTATCGGGCAGCTTCATGCTATTTTGGCTGTCGTCGGCAGTGACCGATATTATCGCCAGCATAACCATGTATTTTGATCGCGACTATAACTCTGCCCGATATATCGCTGCTCAAGCCGGGGCTCTGCTCACGAacatgagttcctgtaccaacacgtgtatttatgcaGCGACACAAACTAACTTCAGGGCAGAGTTGAAAACGTTGATACTGTCTCCTTGGACGCTTATCCGGGAATTGATCAAGACAAATGTCAGATCTCCTAAGGCTTTCTCCCATGAGTAG